From a single Alkalihalophilus pseudofirmus genomic region:
- a CDS encoding VOC family protein, giving the protein MKLHHLGIDVVDLDKSTDYIQSIYQARFLFEITFGEETIRFFQLNEFVLELIYNPAKEQLSCHIAWQVDSIDHILNHISSEDEKKIEGPYQFENGWTSIFFEVDEELYVEWVEESLSK; this is encoded by the coding sequence ATGAAGCTGCATCATCTTGGAATTGATGTCGTTGATCTTGATAAAAGTACAGATTACATCCAATCTATTTATCAAGCTCGGTTTCTTTTTGAGATCACTTTTGGTGAGGAGACAATCCGATTTTTCCAGCTGAATGAGTTTGTATTAGAGCTTATTTATAACCCTGCCAAAGAACAATTAAGCTGTCATATTGCATGGCAAGTAGATTCGATAGACCACATTCTTAATCACATAAGCAGCGAGGACGAAAAAAAGATCGAAGGACCCTATCAATTTGAAAATGGCTGGACATCTATTTTCTTCGAGGTAGATGAGGAACTGTATGTAGAATGGGTAGAGGAGTCCCTCTCTAAATAG
- a CDS encoding S-adenosylmethionine:tRNA ribosyltransferase-isomerase: MMINSTIHSFKLPPYLHATTPAEVTRNQRSDVRLMTLHGDSGAWDHHTFEDIIDLLQPNDLLILNTSRTIPSSLRTVDGAEVRLSRKIDEQVWEVLILEKRLNESTTLYFDDGISASIVGPGMAPELTLIEFSIGGEGLMHFFYNHGQPITYEYIDSPWQLSHYQTVYSHQPGSVEMNSAGRAFSHKMLKQLKDKGVQIAYVCLHTGLSYYENNRWPDPLRHFEWFSVGADTVEHIYKTKKGGHRVVAVGTTVVRALESAYDPKAGLQPQEGLTNVYIKKDTTLKVVDGLITGFHEPEASHLDMLCAFVQEKKLIEAYQAAINEQYLWHEFGDLNLIWKRTYA; encoded by the coding sequence ATGATGATTAATAGTACGATCCATTCATTTAAACTACCACCTTACCTGCATGCCACTACGCCTGCAGAAGTTACAAGAAATCAACGCAGCGATGTAAGGTTAATGACTTTACACGGAGACAGCGGGGCTTGGGATCATCACACGTTTGAAGATATTATAGACCTTCTTCAGCCTAATGATCTTCTTATCTTAAACACTAGCCGTACCATTCCAAGCTCACTTCGGACAGTAGATGGGGCAGAGGTCCGACTTTCAAGAAAGATAGATGAACAGGTATGGGAAGTTTTAATCTTAGAGAAACGTTTAAACGAATCCACCACTCTCTATTTTGATGATGGAATCTCGGCATCTATCGTCGGTCCAGGTATGGCTCCTGAGTTGACTCTTATTGAATTTTCTATTGGAGGGGAAGGGTTAATGCACTTCTTTTACAATCATGGTCAGCCAATCACCTACGAATATATCGATTCTCCGTGGCAGCTATCACATTATCAAACAGTCTATAGCCATCAGCCTGGATCTGTAGAGATGAATTCAGCGGGGCGTGCATTTTCTCATAAAATGCTGAAACAATTAAAGGATAAAGGAGTTCAGATCGCCTATGTGTGCCTTCACACCGGCCTAAGCTATTACGAGAACAACCGCTGGCCTGATCCTTTAAGACACTTTGAGTGGTTTTCAGTGGGTGCTGATACCGTTGAACATATATACAAAACAAAAAAGGGAGGACATCGTGTGGTGGCAGTTGGAACCACTGTGGTGCGGGCGCTAGAAAGTGCATATGACCCCAAAGCTGGATTGCAGCCACAAGAAGGGCTCACTAATGTATATATTAAAAAAGATACGACCTTAAAAGTTGTAGACGGCCTGATTACAGGATTTCATGAGCCTGAAGCGAGCCACCTTGATATGTTATGCGCCTTTGTTCAAGAAAAAAAGTTGATTGAGGCCTACCAAGCAGCCATAAACGAACAGTATCTATGGCATGAGTTTGGTGATTTGAATCTCATTTGGAAGCGGACCTATGCATGA